One region of Cydia fagiglandana chromosome 17, ilCydFagi1.1, whole genome shotgun sequence genomic DNA includes:
- the LOC134672822 gene encoding non-structural maintenance of chromosomes element 3 homolog, translated as MKCTLFISLLPKFIYYNDCFANMSKRKHQKSLPPTQNASSASLDDGSDEEDHGHNMQNAVKECARYILHREGSKIPIKKADIAKHLATACQTPSQYVSSVISAAEKLLKKVYGYKLVSIKGKSGVQYIVVLTEECESLPSNVSEPELRTMLMASLTHIFMSGGSVKEDDLWKFLSEAGLLEENDFAGRKAFIATFTRQLYLSFTKVGDGDLAWNVFEWGQRAHQEVPKMFLLQKMAEAFEKTPEHWAEQYKQATESNTAAAS; from the exons ATGAAATGTACGTTGTTTATTAGTTTACTACCGAAATTTATTTACTACAACGATTGTTTCGCAAACATGAGTAAAAGAAAACATCAGAAGTCTTTGCCGCCCACACAAAATGCTTCATCAGCTTCGCTAGATGACGGATCGGACGAGGAGGACCATGGTCATAACATGCAGAACGCCGTTAAGGAGTGCGCTCGATATATTCTTCATCGGGAAGGAAGCAAGATCCCTATCAAAAAAGCTGATATCGCCAAGCATTTGGCTACGGCTTGCCAGACTCCATCGCAGTACGTCTCCAGTGTCATAAGTGCTGCTGAAAAATTACTTAAAAAG GTATATGGTTATAAGCTGGTCTCGATAAAAGGTAAAAGTGGGGTGCAGTACATAGTGGTGTTGACAGAGGAGTGCGAGTCTCTGCCGTCCAATGTGTCGGAGCCGGAACTGAGGACCATGCTCATGGCTTCGCTCACACACATATTCATGTCTGGTGGCAGTGTTAAAGAAG ACGACCTGTGGAAGTTCCTGAGCGAGGCTGGTCTGCTGGAGGAGAATGACTTTGCTGGCAGGAAGGCTTTCATTGCCACCTTCACTAGACAACTGTACTTGTCATTCACAAAG GTTGGCGATGGCGATTTAGCGTGGAACGTTTTTGAATGGGGCCAGAGAGCTCACCAGGAAGTGCCCAAAATGTTCTTATTACAGAAGATGGCAGAG GCATTTGAGAAAACCCCAGAGCACTGGGCCGAGCAGTACAAACAAGCGACCGAGAGTAACACCGCGGCCgcctcataa
- the LOC134672823 gene encoding glutathione S-transferase 2-like isoform X1 — translation MSFRSLGKLFKTKKTDKQESKEISLPAESFHKSIQMLLAYSGQHLTEAGSENREVLLDSPSGCGLHSVAVLRCLGRSHGLAGSDPFEDLEIDKIVDVFIDLLNKIQAIGAEELDSQASPFDEQMALACLAKLDAVVATNRGHLALSKLTWADFLLAGMWEHVRQALDLSSDQFANIELLVQQLTAVPAVKTALERTHDST, via the exons ATGTCTTTTCGCAGTTTAGGAAAATTATTCAAAACGAAAAAGACTGATAAACAGGAGAGCAAAGAAAT CTCATTGCCCGCAGAAAGCTTCCACAAGAGTATTCAGATGTTGCTGGCTTACTCCGGGCAACATCTCACCGAAGCTGGCTCGGAAAACAGGGAAG tgTTATTGGACAGCCCGTCCGGCTGTGGTCTTCACAGCGTGGCGGTGCTCCGCTGCCTGGGTCGAAGCCATGGCCTTGCGGGCTCAGACCCCTTTGAAGACCTAGAGATTGACAAGATTGTTGATGTTTTCATCGACCTATTGAACA AGATACAAGCCATAGGCGCAGAAGAGTTGGATTCCCAAGCTAGTCCATTCGACGAACAGATGGCGCTAGCGTGCCTCGCCAAACTAGACGCTGTCGTGGCCACCAACCGCGGCCATCTGGCACTCAGCAAG TTAACCTGGGCGGACTTCCTGCTGGCCGGTATGTGGGAGCACGTGCGGCAGGCGCTGGACCTGTCTAGCGACCAGTTTGCCAACATCGAACTACTGGTTCAACAACTGACTGCGGTGCCAGCTGTGAAGACGGCTTTAGAACGAACGCATGACAGTACATAG
- the LOC134672823 gene encoding glutathione S-transferase 2-like isoform X2 → MLLAYSGQHLTEAGSENREVLLDSPSGCGLHSVAVLRCLGRSHGLAGSDPFEDLEIDKIVDVFIDLLNKIQAIGAEELDSQASPFDEQMALACLAKLDAVVATNRGHLALSKLTWADFLLAGMWEHVRQALDLSSDQFANIELLVQQLTAVPAVKTALERTHDST, encoded by the exons ATGTTGCTGGCTTACTCCGGGCAACATCTCACCGAAGCTGGCTCGGAAAACAGGGAAG tgTTATTGGACAGCCCGTCCGGCTGTGGTCTTCACAGCGTGGCGGTGCTCCGCTGCCTGGGTCGAAGCCATGGCCTTGCGGGCTCAGACCCCTTTGAAGACCTAGAGATTGACAAGATTGTTGATGTTTTCATCGACCTATTGAACA AGATACAAGCCATAGGCGCAGAAGAGTTGGATTCCCAAGCTAGTCCATTCGACGAACAGATGGCGCTAGCGTGCCTCGCCAAACTAGACGCTGTCGTGGCCACCAACCGCGGCCATCTGGCACTCAGCAAG TTAACCTGGGCGGACTTCCTGCTGGCCGGTATGTGGGAGCACGTGCGGCAGGCGCTGGACCTGTCTAGCGACCAGTTTGCCAACATCGAACTACTGGTTCAACAACTGACTGCGGTGCCAGCTGTGAAGACGGCTTTAGAACGAACGCATGACAGTACATAG